One window of the Niallia circulans genome contains the following:
- the purC gene encoding phosphoribosylaminoimidazolesuccinocarboxamide synthase, whose amino-acid sequence MEKRALLYEGKAKRVYETSDENIVWLEYKDSATAFNGEKKATITGKGRLNNEITSLLFLKLKDFGIPSHFVERLSETEQLVKKVDIIPLEVVVRNLAAGSFSKRLGIEEGISLSKPLVEFYYKDDALGDPMITEDHIEELKLASTDEVAILKKKALEVNEVLCRFFGELGINLVDFKLEFGKDKEGNVLLADEISPDTCRLWDKETNAKLDKDVFRRDIGNLTDAYETILARLGGSQHV is encoded by the coding sequence ATGGAAAAGAGAGCTTTATTGTATGAAGGAAAAGCAAAAAGAGTGTATGAAACTTCGGATGAGAATATAGTTTGGCTGGAATATAAGGATTCCGCTACTGCCTTTAATGGAGAGAAGAAAGCAACTATTACAGGCAAAGGTCGATTAAATAATGAGATTACTAGTTTACTATTCTTAAAATTAAAAGACTTTGGTATTCCATCGCATTTCGTGGAAAGATTGTCAGAAACAGAACAGCTTGTGAAAAAAGTGGACATTATTCCGTTAGAAGTTGTTGTTCGAAATTTAGCAGCAGGCAGTTTTTCAAAAAGATTAGGAATAGAAGAGGGAATTTCGTTATCAAAACCGCTAGTTGAGTTTTACTACAAAGATGATGCATTAGGTGACCCAATGATTACGGAGGACCATATCGAAGAGTTAAAGCTTGCATCAACAGATGAAGTTGCCATTTTAAAGAAAAAGGCATTGGAAGTAAATGAAGTATTATGCAGATTTTTTGGAGAATTGGGAATTAACCTGGTTGATTTCAAATTAGAATTTGGCAAAGACAAAGAGGGAAATGTTCTTCTTGCGGATGAAATTTCGCCGGATACATGCCGACTCTGGGATAAAGAAACTAATGCGAAATTAGATAAAGACGTATTTCGTCGCGATATAGGAAATTTAACAGATGCATATGAAACTATTTTAGCGAGATTAGGGGGCAGTCAACATGTTTAA
- the purS gene encoding phosphoribosylformylglycinamidine synthase subunit PurS, whose protein sequence is MFKVKVYITLRESVLDPQGNAVKGSLHSLNYKEVEDVRIGKYLELTIDKSERNIDELVKEMCEKLLANTVIEDYRYEVEEVVAQ, encoded by the coding sequence ATGTTTAAGGTTAAAGTATATATCACATTAAGAGAAAGTGTATTAGATCCACAAGGAAATGCCGTAAAAGGATCACTGCATTCATTAAATTATAAAGAAGTAGAAGATGTACGTATCGGTAAATATCTAGAATTAACAATTGATAAATCAGAAAGAAACATTGATGAGCTAGTGAAGGAAATGTGTGAAAAGCTGCTTGCTAATACAGTTATTGAGGATTACCGCTATGAGGTGGAGGAGGTTGTTGCACAGTGA
- the purQ gene encoding phosphoribosylformylglycinamidine synthase subunit PurQ: MKFAVIVFPGSNCDVDMFHAVKDELGEEVEYVWHDTDSLEGFDGILLPGGFSYGDYLRTGAIARFSNVMREVIKAAEAGKPILGVCNGFQILLEAGLLPGAMRRNESLKFICKPVELQVVNNNTMFSSAYKENEVITVPIAHGEGNYYCDEETLANLKANNQIIFTYNGTNPNGSLENIAGIINEKGNVLGMMPHPERAVDVLLGGADGLKIFKSIVSQWREANVVNA, encoded by the coding sequence GTGAAGTTTGCAGTAATCGTATTTCCAGGATCCAATTGTGATGTTGATATGTTTCATGCGGTGAAAGACGAGCTTGGAGAAGAAGTAGAATACGTTTGGCATGATACAGACAGCTTAGAAGGCTTTGATGGAATTTTGCTTCCAGGAGGTTTCTCTTATGGTGACTATCTTCGTACAGGAGCGATTGCAAGATTCAGTAATGTAATGAGAGAAGTAATAAAAGCAGCAGAAGCAGGCAAACCAATTCTAGGTGTATGTAATGGATTCCAAATATTATTAGAAGCAGGTTTACTGCCTGGCGCGATGAGAAGAAATGAAAGCTTAAAGTTTATCTGTAAGCCAGTTGAACTGCAAGTAGTAAATAATAATACGATGTTCTCCTCTGCATATAAGGAAAACGAAGTAATCACTGTCCCGATTGCGCACGGAGAAGGCAATTACTACTGTGATGAAGAAACATTAGCAAACTTAAAAGCAAATAACCAAATTATCTTTACTTACAATGGTACAAATCCAAACGGAAGTTTAGAAAATATTGCGGGAATCATAAATGAAAAAGGTAATGTCCTTGGCATGATGCCACACCCAGAAAGAGCGGTAGATGTGCTTTTAGGTGGAGCAGATGGTCTGAAAATATTTAAATCAATCGTTAGTCAGTGGAGGGAAGCAAATGTCGTTAATGCTTGA
- the purL gene encoding phosphoribosylformylglycinamidine synthase subunit PurL yields MSLMLEPSPEQIKSEEIYKQMGVTDEEFAMVEGILDRLPNYTEIGLFSVMWSEHCSYKNSKPVLRKFPTTGPQVLQGPGEGAGIVDIGDGQAVAFKIESHNHPSAIEPYQGAATGVGGIIRDVFSMGARPIAILNSLRFGELDNERTKYLFKEVVAGIAGYGNCIGIPTVGGEIAFDDSYAGNPLVNAMCVGLINHEDIKKGQAHGVGNTVMYVGAKTGRDGIHGATFASEELTENSDEKRPAVQVGDPFMEKLLLEACLELIQSDALVGIQDMGAAGLASSSAEMASKAGSGIEMNLDLVPQRETGMTAYEMMLSESQERMLIVVKKGREQEIKDLFHKYDLEAVAIGVVTGDKMLRLLHKGEVVANVPADALAEDAPVYHKPSSEPTYYREFQAMENYIPTVNNYGETLLNLLKQPTIASKEWVYDQYDYMVRTNTVVAPGSDAAVVRIRGTKKALAMTTDCNARYLYLDPETGGKIAVAEAARNIVCSGAEPLAITDNLNFGNPEKPEIFWQIEKAADGISEACLALNAPVIGGNVSLYNETNGTAIYPTPVIGMVGLIKDTKDITTQSFKSAGDLIYVLGETKAEFGGSELQKLLEGTISGKAPSLDLELEKTYQQAVLEAIRAGVVESAHDLAEGGLAVAVAESLINSKGLGAKVKVTEDAVTALFSESQSRFLLSIKPENKETFENLVPATLVGEVTDTAVLTISQGETILVNEQVDSLTNAWRGAIPCLLK; encoded by the coding sequence ATGTCGTTAATGCTTGAACCAAGTCCAGAACAAATTAAATCAGAAGAAATTTACAAACAAATGGGTGTGACGGATGAAGAGTTTGCGATGGTAGAAGGAATTCTTGATCGTCTTCCAAACTATACAGAGATTGGGTTATTTTCTGTTATGTGGTCAGAACATTGCAGTTATAAAAATTCGAAACCAGTATTAAGAAAATTCCCAACGACAGGACCTCAAGTGTTACAAGGTCCTGGTGAAGGTGCAGGGATTGTAGATATCGGTGATGGTCAAGCTGTTGCGTTTAAAATCGAGAGTCACAACCATCCATCTGCTATTGAACCATATCAAGGCGCAGCAACAGGCGTAGGCGGAATTATCCGTGATGTCTTTTCCATGGGAGCAAGACCAATTGCGATTCTTAACTCACTACGATTCGGTGAATTAGATAATGAACGGACAAAATACCTTTTTAAAGAAGTAGTTGCTGGAATTGCTGGCTATGGTAACTGTATAGGGATTCCAACAGTTGGTGGAGAAATTGCATTTGATGATTCCTATGCTGGAAATCCGCTTGTAAATGCGATGTGTGTTGGGTTAATTAATCATGAAGATATAAAAAAAGGCCAAGCGCATGGTGTGGGGAATACGGTTATGTATGTTGGAGCCAAAACAGGACGTGACGGTATTCATGGTGCGACATTTGCTTCTGAGGAATTAACAGAGAACTCAGATGAAAAGCGTCCAGCAGTACAAGTTGGAGATCCATTTATGGAAAAGCTTCTTTTGGAAGCATGTCTTGAACTGATTCAATCAGATGCATTAGTTGGTATTCAGGATATGGGGGCTGCAGGACTGGCAAGTTCCAGTGCAGAAATGGCGAGTAAAGCCGGCTCTGGTATTGAAATGAACTTAGATTTAGTACCACAGCGAGAAACAGGAATGACTGCTTATGAAATGATGCTTTCTGAATCACAAGAACGTATGTTGATTGTCGTGAAAAAAGGAAGAGAACAAGAAATTAAAGATCTTTTCCATAAATATGATTTAGAAGCAGTAGCAATTGGTGTTGTAACAGGTGATAAAATGCTTCGTCTTCTTCATAAAGGAGAAGTAGTAGCAAATGTGCCTGCAGATGCTTTGGCAGAGGATGCGCCTGTCTATCATAAGCCATCTAGTGAACCAACATATTATCGTGAGTTCCAAGCAATGGAAAACTATATTCCTACCGTAAACAACTATGGAGAAACACTTCTTAATCTGTTAAAACAGCCTACAATTGCAAGCAAAGAGTGGGTTTATGATCAATATGACTATATGGTTCGGACGAATACAGTTGTTGCACCAGGCTCTGATGCTGCAGTAGTACGTATTCGCGGAACGAAAAAGGCATTAGCGATGACAACGGACTGTAATGCAAGATATTTATACTTAGATCCAGAAACAGGCGGCAAGATTGCAGTAGCAGAAGCAGCACGTAATATTGTTTGTTCTGGGGCAGAACCACTTGCCATTACAGATAACTTGAATTTTGGAAATCCAGAGAAACCAGAGATTTTCTGGCAAATTGAAAAAGCGGCAGATGGAATTAGTGAAGCTTGCTTAGCTTTGAATGCACCAGTAATCGGCGGGAATGTCTCTTTATATAACGAAACAAATGGAACAGCTATCTATCCTACTCCTGTCATTGGCATGGTCGGATTAATAAAGGATACGAAAGACATTACTACACAAAGCTTTAAATCTGCTGGTGACTTAATTTATGTGCTTGGGGAAACAAAAGCAGAGTTTGGCGGAAGTGAACTGCAAAAATTGCTTGAAGGAACTATTTCTGGCAAGGCACCTTCCTTAGATTTAGAGCTTGAAAAAACGTATCAGCAAGCAGTACTGGAGGCAATTCGTGCAGGCGTTGTAGAATCTGCTCACGATTTAGCGGAAGGTGGCTTAGCTGTTGCTGTTGCGGAAAGCTTAATCAACTCAAAAGGATTAGGAGCCAAAGTAAAGGTTACAGAAGATGCTGTAACAGCACTTTTTAGTGAATCACAATCACGTTTCTTGCTTTCAATTAAACCAGAAAACAAAGAGACTTTTGAAAATTTAGTTCCTGCTACACTAGTAGGAGAAGTTACAGATACAGCCGTTCTTACCATTAGTCAAGGGGAAACTATTCTAGTAAATGAACAGGTTGATTCGTTAACGAATGCCTGGAGAGGAGCAATTCCATGCTTGCTGAAATAA
- the purF gene encoding amidophosphoribosyltransferase, whose amino-acid sequence MLAEIRGLNEECGIFGVWGHEDASQLAYYGLHSLQHRGQEGTGIVATDGEKLKGIKGEGLVSEIFTQEAIKELSGKAAIGHVRYATAGGGGYENVQPLLFHFQSGSMALAHNGNLVNATALKSQLEAQGSIFQTSSDTEVLAHLIRRGGFAAFKERVKNALTMIKGAYAFLILTETELMVALDPNGMRPLSLGKLGDAYVVASETCAFDVVGAEFVRDILPGELLIIDDNGFRSEMFSVASNIAMCTMEYVYFSRPDSNINGINVHTARKNLGKRLAIEAPIEADVVTGVPDSSISAAIGYAEATGIPYELGLIKNRYVGRTFIQPSQSLREQGVKMKLSAVRGVVEGKRVIMVDDSIVRGTTSRRIVTMLREAGATEVHVLISSPPIKNPCFYGIDTSTKEELIASKYSVEELREIIGADSLIFLSTEGMIDAIGRTDDGENRGHCLACFTGKYPTEIYPNADHPYEKV is encoded by the coding sequence ATGCTTGCTGAAATAAGAGGGTTAAATGAGGAATGTGGCATTTTTGGTGTTTGGGGACATGAGGATGCATCTCAATTGGCATATTATGGACTGCATAGCTTACAGCATCGTGGTCAAGAGGGCACTGGCATTGTAGCGACAGATGGAGAAAAATTAAAAGGAATTAAGGGAGAAGGATTAGTCTCTGAAATTTTCACGCAAGAAGCAATAAAAGAGTTAAGCGGAAAAGCTGCAATTGGGCATGTACGTTATGCCACAGCAGGAGGCGGCGGATATGAAAATGTCCAGCCTCTTCTGTTCCACTTCCAAAGCGGAAGTATGGCACTTGCTCACAATGGAAATTTAGTAAATGCCACAGCTTTAAAAAGCCAGCTAGAAGCACAAGGAAGTATCTTTCAAACAAGCTCTGATACAGAGGTGCTTGCACATTTAATTAGAAGAGGCGGCTTTGCGGCTTTTAAAGAAAGAGTGAAAAATGCGCTGACAATGATTAAAGGTGCCTATGCTTTTCTTATTTTAACGGAAACAGAATTAATGGTTGCCCTAGATCCAAATGGAATGCGTCCTCTTTCTTTAGGGAAATTAGGTGATGCTTATGTTGTTGCATCTGAAACATGTGCCTTTGATGTGGTTGGAGCAGAGTTTGTTCGTGATATATTACCAGGTGAACTGTTAATCATTGACGATAACGGCTTCCGTTCAGAAATGTTTTCTGTCGCTTCTAATATTGCAATGTGTACGATGGAGTATGTTTATTTCTCTAGACCGGATAGCAATATCAATGGGATCAATGTCCATACTGCGCGTAAAAATCTTGGGAAAAGATTAGCAATCGAAGCACCAATTGAAGCAGATGTAGTAACGGGAGTACCTGACTCTAGTATTTCAGCAGCAATTGGATATGCGGAAGCAACAGGCATTCCGTATGAGCTTGGATTAATTAAAAATCGTTATGTTGGCAGAACTTTTATTCAGCCTTCGCAATCCCTTCGCGAGCAAGGTGTCAAGATGAAGCTTTCGGCTGTTCGTGGAGTGGTAGAAGGGAAAAGAGTAATAATGGTGGATGATTCAATTGTACGTGGTACAACAAGTAGACGCATTGTAACGATGCTAAGAGAAGCAGGAGCAACAGAAGTACATGTATTAATCAGTTCTCCACCAATTAAAAATCCTTGCTTCTATGGAATTGATACGTCAACAAAAGAAGAGTTAATTGCATCGAAATATTCTGTAGAAGAACTGCGTGAAATCATTGGTGCTGATTCGCTCATCTTCTTAAGTACAGAAGGAATGATTGATGCGATTGGCCGTACAGATGATGGGGAAAACAGAGGGCATTGTTTAGCTTGCTTTACTGGCAAGTACCCGACAGAAATTTATCCGAACGCTGATCATCCATATGAAAAAGTTTAA
- the purM gene encoding phosphoribosylformylglycinamidine cyclo-ligase, producing the protein MAEAYKQAGVNIEAGYEAVTRMKKHVKKTIRPGVMGGLGGFGGMFDLSVLNLQNPVLVSGTDGVGTKLMLAFMLDKHDTIGIDAVAMCVNDIVVQGAEPIYFLDYIACGKAEPGKIEAIVKGIADGCEQAGCALVGGETAEMPGMYGEEEYDLAGFAVGACEKEKLITGEKIQAGDVLIGLASNGIHSNGYSLVRKLFFEKASMSLSDYIEEFGCTLGEELIKPTRIYVKPVLSALAEFEIKGLAHITGGGFIENIPRMLPEGLGMELDEANWEVPAVFEKMEGIGEIDRKEMYNIFNMGTGMVLAVSKEDEEQIIDHFTRIGEKAYTIGKVTDDGEINIILK; encoded by the coding sequence ATGGCTGAGGCTTATAAACAAGCAGGCGTTAATATAGAAGCAGGCTATGAGGCAGTAACAAGAATGAAAAAGCATGTGAAGAAAACGATTCGTCCAGGCGTTATGGGGGGATTAGGCGGATTTGGCGGCATGTTTGATTTATCTGTTCTAAATTTACAAAACCCCGTTTTGGTATCGGGGACAGATGGGGTAGGAACAAAGCTAATGCTTGCTTTTATGCTGGATAAGCACGATACGATTGGAATTGATGCTGTGGCAATGTGCGTAAATGATATCGTCGTCCAAGGGGCAGAACCAATCTATTTCCTTGACTATATTGCTTGTGGAAAAGCAGAGCCTGGTAAAATCGAGGCCATTGTCAAAGGAATTGCAGACGGTTGTGAGCAAGCCGGATGTGCGTTGGTTGGCGGAGAAACAGCTGAAATGCCGGGCATGTATGGGGAAGAAGAATATGATCTAGCAGGATTTGCTGTGGGAGCTTGTGAGAAAGAAAAACTTATAACAGGTGAAAAAATCCAAGCTGGAGATGTCTTGATCGGTCTCGCTTCTAATGGTATTCATAGCAATGGCTATTCTCTTGTGCGAAAATTATTTTTCGAAAAAGCGAGTATGTCTTTATCTGATTATATCGAGGAATTCGGCTGTACATTAGGTGAAGAGTTAATCAAGCCGACTAGAATTTATGTAAAGCCCGTTCTTTCTGCTTTAGCAGAATTTGAAATTAAAGGTCTCGCTCACATTACTGGGGGAGGATTTATCGAAAATATTCCAAGAATGCTTCCAGAAGGTTTGGGAATGGAATTGGATGAAGCTAATTGGGAAGTACCTGCTGTTTTTGAAAAAATGGAGGGAATTGGCGAAATCGATCGTAAAGAGATGTATAACATCTTTAATATGGGAACGGGAATGGTTCTTGCTGTAAGCAAAGAGGACGAAGAACAGATCATTGATCACTTTACTCGAATAGGAGAAAAGGCGTATACAATTGGAAAAGTAACAGACGACGGGGAAATAAATATCATCCTCAAATAA
- the purN gene encoding phosphoribosylglycinamide formyltransferase has protein sequence MKRIAVFASGNGSNFQAIINAVKRGELNASITLLVSDKPGAYVIDRAIKEEIPTFVFAAKNYPEKADYEKEILMHLDKNKIDLIVLAGYMRLVGDTLLQAYAGKIINIHPSLLPSFPGKDAIGQAIEARVEQTGITIHYVDAGMDTGPVIAQESIILTEEDTRESVQEKIQALEHQLYPKVIQQLLHKAEAFH, from the coding sequence ATGAAGCGGATTGCTGTTTTTGCTTCTGGTAATGGATCTAACTTTCAGGCAATAATAAATGCAGTGAAACGAGGCGAATTAAATGCATCTATTACTTTATTAGTCTCGGATAAACCAGGAGCTTATGTGATAGATAGAGCGATAAAAGAAGAAATTCCCACCTTTGTTTTTGCAGCGAAGAATTATCCAGAAAAAGCAGATTATGAAAAAGAAATTTTAATGCATTTAGATAAGAATAAAATTGATTTAATTGTTCTTGCAGGATATATGAGATTAGTAGGCGACACACTTTTACAAGCTTATGCAGGAAAAATAATCAATATTCATCCATCTCTTCTGCCATCTTTCCCAGGCAAGGATGCCATAGGCCAAGCTATAGAGGCAAGGGTCGAGCAAACGGGCATTACGATTCATTATGTGGATGCAGGAATGGATACCGGTCCCGTGATTGCGCAAGAATCAATTATCTTAACTGAAGAAGATACTAGGGAAAGCGTGCAGGAAAAAATTCAGGCGTTAGAGCACCAGTTATATCCAAAGGTAATTCAACAATTGCTCCATAAAGCAGAAGCATTTCATTAA
- the purH gene encoding bifunctional phosphoribosylaminoimidazolecarboxamide formyltransferase/IMP cyclohydrolase, producing MKKRALISVSDKTGITDFAKELHELGFELISTGGTKKAIQDSGIPVMSVSEVTGFPEILEGRVKTLNPYIHGGLLAKFDEPSHAAQLEEHKIDPIQLVCVNLYPFQQTIAKPDVTVEDAIENIDIGGPTMLRASAKNHQYVTVVVDPVDYQTVISELKQGAEVSFETRRRLAAKVFRHTAAYDAMIAEYMTELTEEETPEKLTVTYELKQPLRYGENPHQKAAFYRKPLGSEFSIANATQLHGKELSYNNINDADAAIQIVKEFTEPAAVAIKHSNPCGVGTGEDIFTAFSKAYEADPVSIFGGIIALNREVDAETASKLHEIFLEIVIAPSYSQEALDILQAKKNIRLLTIPFGTGSSKEMKFTSIEGGLLTQDFDRYSLEDAAITIPTEKKPTDEEWEALKFGWKIVKHVKSNAIVVNNKEMTLGVGAGQMNRVGSAKIALEQAGEKAVGAVLASDAFFPMDDTVEAAAKAGVTAIIQTGGSIRDEDSIKKANEYGIAMVLTGVRHFKH from the coding sequence ATGAAAAAAAGAGCGTTAATTAGTGTTTCTGATAAAACAGGTATTACAGATTTTGCAAAAGAGCTTCATGAATTAGGTTTTGAGTTAATTTCGACAGGCGGGACAAAAAAGGCAATTCAAGATAGTGGGATTCCTGTAATGAGTGTTAGTGAAGTCACTGGCTTTCCTGAAATATTAGAAGGAAGAGTGAAAACTTTAAATCCTTATATTCACGGGGGATTGCTTGCTAAATTTGATGAACCTAGCCATGCTGCTCAATTAGAAGAGCATAAGATTGATCCGATCCAACTCGTATGTGTCAATTTATATCCTTTTCAACAAACGATTGCGAAGCCGGATGTAACCGTAGAAGATGCAATTGAAAATATCGATATCGGCGGACCAACAATGCTTCGTGCTTCGGCAAAAAATCATCAGTATGTAACTGTAGTGGTAGATCCGGTTGATTATCAAACGGTTATTTCGGAATTAAAGCAGGGAGCGGAAGTCTCATTTGAAACGAGACGCAGACTTGCTGCAAAGGTATTCCGTCATACAGCTGCTTATGATGCGATGATTGCAGAATATATGACAGAGCTTACGGAAGAGGAAACACCAGAGAAATTAACGGTTACATATGAACTAAAGCAACCTTTACGCTATGGAGAAAATCCACATCAAAAGGCAGCTTTTTACCGCAAGCCTTTAGGATCTGAATTTTCGATTGCAAATGCGACGCAACTGCATGGAAAAGAACTGTCTTACAATAATATCAATGATGCAGATGCTGCTATCCAAATTGTAAAGGAATTTACAGAGCCTGCTGCAGTTGCGATTAAACATAGTAATCCTTGTGGAGTTGGAACAGGCGAAGATATTTTCACAGCTTTCTCGAAAGCATATGAAGCAGATCCAGTCTCTATTTTTGGCGGAATTATTGCATTAAATAGAGAAGTAGATGCAGAGACAGCTAGCAAACTGCATGAAATTTTCTTAGAAATAGTAATCGCTCCTTCGTATTCCCAAGAAGCATTAGATATTTTACAAGCAAAGAAAAATATCCGTTTATTAACGATTCCTTTTGGAACAGGAAGCAGCAAAGAAATGAAATTCACTTCGATTGAGGGTGGATTATTAACACAAGATTTTGATCGCTATTCTTTAGAGGATGCAGCCATCACCATTCCTACAGAGAAGAAGCCTACAGACGAAGAGTGGGAAGCGCTGAAATTTGGATGGAAAATTGTGAAGCACGTTAAGTCAAATGCAATTGTAGTAAATAACAAAGAAATGACGCTAGGTGTTGGTGCAGGGCAAATGAATCGTGTTGGTTCTGCAAAAATTGCTTTAGAGCAAGCGGGAGAAAAAGCAGTAGGGGCAGTATTAGCATCAGATGCATTTTTCCCGATGGATGACACGGTTGAAGCGGCTGCAAAAGCGGGAGTAACAGCAATTATTCAAACAGGTGGAAGTATTCGTGATGAAGATTCCATCAAAAAAGCCAATGAATACGGAATTGCAATGGTATTAACAGGAGTAAGACATTTCAAACATTAA
- the purD gene encoding phosphoribosylamine--glycine ligase codes for MKVLVIGRGGREHAICTKVSESEKVETVFVAPGNVGMTDVAERIEIAETEVEKLVDFALTQKIDLTIVGPEVPLLLGVVDAFQAAGLKVFGPNQCAAEIEGSKSFAKDLMKKYHIPTGEYQTFSDYEAAKAYIEEMGAPIVIKADGLAAGKGVTVAMNMEEALESIQEMLVGEKFGSASATVVIEEFLAGEEFSLMSFVNGETVIPLEIAQDHKRAFDGDKGPNTGGMGAYSPVPHIDPAIVQTAIETIVKPTAKAMIAEDRTFTGILYAGLIATDKGPKVIEFNARLGDPETQVILPRMKSDLVEVILSILNGETPSIEWYEEDMLGVVIAAKGYPEAYEKGAVIQGLDKMEDVSIFHAGTDLNEAGAFTTNGGRVLLVAAKSRTLKEAQDKVYKELKKLESDGIFYRKDIGFKAVK; via the coding sequence ATGAAAGTACTTGTTATTGGCCGCGGTGGTCGGGAGCATGCGATTTGTACAAAAGTAAGCGAAAGTGAAAAAGTTGAAACAGTTTTTGTAGCGCCAGGAAATGTCGGAATGACTGATGTGGCAGAGCGTATTGAAATAGCAGAAACAGAGGTCGAAAAACTGGTTGATTTTGCACTTACACAAAAGATTGATTTAACCATTGTCGGCCCAGAAGTACCGTTACTTCTTGGTGTAGTGGATGCATTTCAAGCAGCTGGCTTAAAGGTATTTGGTCCGAATCAATGTGCTGCAGAAATAGAAGGAAGCAAATCTTTCGCGAAAGATTTAATGAAGAAATATCATATTCCAACAGGGGAATACCAAACCTTTTCGGATTATGAGGCGGCGAAAGCGTATATTGAGGAAATGGGTGCTCCAATTGTTATTAAAGCAGACGGATTAGCAGCAGGAAAAGGTGTAACCGTGGCGATGAACATGGAAGAGGCATTAGAAAGCATCCAAGAAATGCTTGTTGGCGAAAAATTCGGAAGTGCATCTGCAACAGTTGTTATTGAGGAGTTTTTAGCCGGGGAAGAATTTTCTTTAATGTCTTTTGTGAATGGAGAAACCGTGATTCCATTAGAAATTGCGCAAGATCATAAACGTGCTTTTGACGGAGATAAAGGGCCAAATACAGGGGGAATGGGAGCTTATTCTCCTGTTCCACACATTGATCCGGCAATCGTGCAAACTGCTATTGAAACGATTGTAAAACCTACGGCAAAAGCAATGATAGCAGAAGACAGAACATTTACAGGTATTTTATACGCTGGCTTAATTGCAACGGATAAAGGCCCAAAAGTAATTGAGTTTAACGCAAGACTAGGGGACCCAGAAACACAAGTCATCTTACCACGGATGAAGTCCGATTTAGTGGAAGTCATTTTATCTATTTTAAATGGAGAAACTCCGTCGATTGAATGGTATGAAGAGGATATGCTAGGAGTAGTTATTGCGGCAAAAGGCTATCCAGAAGCATATGAAAAAGGTGCAGTTATCCAAGGATTAGATAAAATGGAGGATGTCTCTATTTTTCATGCGGGAACCGACTTAAATGAAGCTGGTGCATTTACCACGAATGGCGGACGTGTTTTGTTAGTTGCTGCTAAGAGCCGTACATTAAAAGAGGCACAGGATAAAGTATATAAAGAACTAAAGAAATTAGAGAGCGATGGCATTTTTTATCGAAAAGACATTGGCTTTAAAGCAGTAAAATAA
- a CDS encoding SDR family oxidoreductase gives MTKPKNPLDLYYNDDFPKQYQEPPGVQAKMDPQPDCGETSYQGSGKLKNRKILVTGGDSGIGRAAAIAYAREGADVAINYLPEEQEDADEVQKLVEAEGQKAILIPGDLSNESFCKDLVDKAYNELGGLDVLALVAGKQQAVDDIMELSTEQLRKTFEVNVFSLYWVVKAALPYLPKGASIITTTSVQGYNPSPNLLDYAPSKFAINGFTRGLAKQLASKGIRVNSVAPGPIWTALQITGGQPSEAIPTFGQQAPLKRAGQPVELSSIYVFLASDESSYVTAQIYGITGGIELA, from the coding sequence ATGACAAAGCCAAAAAACCCATTAGATCTATACTATAACGATGACTTTCCAAAACAATATCAGGAACCTCCTGGTGTCCAAGCTAAAATGGATCCACAACCTGACTGTGGAGAAACTAGCTATCAAGGATCTGGTAAATTAAAAAATCGAAAAATATTAGTTACCGGTGGTGATTCTGGAATTGGGCGTGCAGCTGCCATCGCTTATGCTCGTGAAGGTGCAGATGTAGCGATTAACTACCTACCAGAAGAACAAGAAGATGCTGATGAAGTACAAAAGTTAGTCGAAGCAGAAGGACAAAAAGCCATTCTTATACCTGGAGATTTAAGTAATGAAAGTTTCTGCAAGGACTTAGTGGACAAAGCCTATAATGAACTTGGTGGACTCGACGTATTAGCCTTAGTTGCAGGAAAACAACAAGCAGTTGATGATATTATGGAACTTTCAACAGAGCAGCTAAGAAAAACTTTCGAAGTAAATGTATTCTCTCTCTATTGGGTAGTGAAAGCAGCACTTCCATACTTGCCAAAGGGAGCTTCTATTATCACAACTACGTCTGTTCAAGGCTATAACCCTAGTCCCAATTTATTAGATTATGCTCCATCTAAATTTGCTATCAATGGCTTTACTCGTGGACTTGCCAAACAATTAGCATCTAAAGGAATCCGGGTAAACTCCGTTGCTCCAGGCCCAATTTGGACTGCCTTACAAATTACAGGCGGACAGCCAAGTGAAGCCATCCCAACATTCGGTCAGCAAGCTCCATTAAAACGAGCTGGACAACCAGTCGAACTATCTAGTATTTATGTTTTCTTAGCATCCGATGAATCTAGCTATGTTACCGCACAAATATACGGAATAACAGGCGGAATTGAATTAGCATAA